One segment of Manihot esculenta cultivar AM560-2 chromosome 4, M.esculenta_v8, whole genome shotgun sequence DNA contains the following:
- the LOC110613726 gene encoding uncharacterized protein LOC110613726 has product MESQQQQGSSNKKKTRDLPNLSECHSCGFQFDSCAGKNRLQTLYSEWRIVLLCKICFARVESSQLCSYCFKGSSDNCFHCCECKRIIHKDCFLDYASVAPCSFSSSNFSVCVDCWVPKSVAAKRASLRPSNRKKSAVLGFGDCQIKSPEDVVREANSAVHRKIEADAKARELAEEKALAARRAAELTKVALDSMSLGDDNGSPAAGIDDVELALQLHQAVNSSSSILKNMCSVNSCCLAVQKSLVSSGKSVSDPSICVRVSGYGSSINMDCLDHKRFDDSWIRPNAKDSNAEAQFKEGEGSCSNRVMYSESQSCRKWNSQVVPADERCNGKPAGYLSKYNRSATRDERYHAKPDRYLFKYTRRKTADEKHPGEPDRYLFKYTRRKAADGKHHGKLDLCLAKYSRRTPAHVKHHQRLDQHLIQYTRRTPADERKHGKSDRYLIKYSRRKFSQRSILDGRSNYFCEGLLH; this is encoded by the coding sequence ATGGAATCCCAACAACAGCAAGGAAGCAGCAACAAGAAGAAGACGAGAGATTTGCCCAACTTATCGGAATGCCACTCTTGCGGCTTTCAATTTGATTCTTGCGCTGGTAAGAACAGACTCCAAACCCTATATAGTGAATGGCGTATTGTCCTCCTCTGTAAAATCTGCTTTGCTCGCGTTGAATCCTCCCAACTTTGTTCTTACTGTTTCAAAGGTTCCTCTGATAATTGCTTCCATTGTTGTGAATGTAAGCGCATTATTCACAAAGATTGCTTTTTGGATTATGCTAGTGTTGCTCCttgctctttctcttcttctaatTTTTCCGTTTGCGTCGATTGTTGGGTCCCCAAATCCGTTGCTGCCAAAAGGGCATCTCTTAGGCCTAGCAACAGAAAGAAGTCTGCGGTTTTAGGTTTTGGAGATTGCCAGATTAAGTCGCCTGAGGATGTGGTTAGGGAGGCCAACTCTGCTGTGCACAGAAAGATTGAGGCTGATGCTAAGGCTAGAGAGTTGGCTGAGGAGAAGGCTTTAGCTGCAAGAAGGGCCGCAGAGTTGACTAAGGTTGCTTTGGATTCCATGAGTCTGGGAGATGATAATGGCAGTCCAGCTGCTGGCATTGACGATGTAGAATTGGCATTGCAGTTGCATCAAGCAGTGAATAGCTCATCTAGCATTTTAAAGAATATGTGCTCTGTCAATTCCTGTTGCTTGGCCGTACAAAAATCGTTGGTTAGTTCTGGTAAAAGTGTTTCTGACCCTTCCATTTGCGTGAGGGTTTCAGGTTATGGTTCTTCCATAAATATGGATTGTTTGGATCATAAGAGATTTGATGATAGTTGGATTAGACCAAATGCTAAAGATTCTAATGCTGAGGCACAGTTCAAGGAGGGAGAAGGAAGCTGTTCGAACAGAGTGATGTACTCTGAGTCTCAATCTTGTAGGAAGTGGAATAGCCAGGTGGTGCCTGCAGATGAAAGATGCAATGGGAAGCCAGCTGGATATTTGTCCAAGTATAATAGGAGTGCAACTAGAGATGAAAGATATCATGCAAAGCCTGATCGATATTTGTTTAAGTACACTAGGAGAAAAACTGCAGATGAAAAACACCCTGGAGAGCCTGATCGATATTTGTTTAAGTATACTAGGAGAAAAGCTGCAGATGGAAAACACCATGGAAAACTTGATCTATGTTTGGCGAAGTATAGTAGGAGAACACCTGCACATGTAAAACACCATCAAAGGCTTGATCAACATTTGATTCAATATACAAGGAGAACACCTGCAGATGAAAGAAAACATGGAAAGTCTGACAGATATTTGATAAAGTACAGTAGGAGAAAGTTTAGCCAGAGATCAATTCTAGATGGTAGGTCCAATTACTTCTGTGAAGGTTTGCTCCATTAA